Proteins encoded together in one Flavobacteriales bacterium window:
- the pruA gene encoding L-glutamate gamma-semialdehyde dehydrogenase → MSNATFHVPVPKNEPVLSYAPGTPERAALQAEMDRRLRTIIDAPMWIGGQAVLTKDLRKMSPPHKHAHKLGMAHFGDAKHVRAAIDAALKAKRDWEHMPFTERAAIMLKAADLIAGPYRASINAATMLGQGKNAFQAEIDSACEFADFLRFNVAYAQQIYNDQPISSPGVWNRLEYRALEGFVFALTPFNFTAIAGNLPASCALMGNTVVWKCADTQAYSAQVIMEIFNAAGLPGGVINLIHVDGPTAGEVIFKHKDFAGIHFTGSTKVFRHIWQTIGNNLPLYRSYPRIVGETGGKDFVLAHPTADPKVVATALSRGAFEFQGQKCSAASRAYIPENIWPQVKKELLADLAEMRMGDPRDFRNFIGAVIDEKAFDKIAGYIDGLKKDRKNVTIIAGGKADKKTGYFIEPTVAVAKDPKSVTMCEEIFGPVLTIYVYSTNRWMDTLKLVDSTGEYALTGAVISNDRASIVQATQVLRHAAGNFYINDKPTGAVVGQQPFGGARGSGTNDKAGSYLNLIRWVSPRTIKETFVPPTEHGYPFLG, encoded by the coding sequence ATGAGCAACGCCACCTTCCACGTTCCCGTCCCCAAGAACGAACCCGTCCTCAGCTACGCCCCCGGCACCCCCGAGCGCGCGGCGCTGCAGGCCGAGATGGACCGCCGCCTGAGGACGATCATCGATGCACCCATGTGGATCGGCGGCCAGGCCGTGCTCACCAAGGACCTGCGGAAGATGAGCCCGCCGCACAAGCACGCACACAAGCTGGGCATGGCCCACTTCGGCGATGCGAAGCATGTGCGTGCCGCCATCGACGCCGCCCTGAAGGCCAAGCGCGATTGGGAGCATATGCCCTTCACGGAGCGAGCCGCCATCATGCTGAAGGCCGCCGACCTGATCGCTGGTCCGTACCGTGCCAGCATCAATGCCGCCACCATGTTGGGCCAGGGCAAGAACGCCTTCCAGGCCGAGATCGACAGCGCCTGCGAGTTCGCCGACTTCCTCCGCTTCAACGTCGCCTATGCGCAGCAGATCTACAACGACCAGCCCATCAGCTCGCCCGGCGTGTGGAACCGCCTGGAGTACCGCGCGCTCGAGGGCTTCGTGTTCGCCTTGACGCCCTTCAACTTCACCGCCATCGCCGGCAACTTGCCCGCCAGCTGCGCCCTCATGGGCAACACCGTGGTGTGGAAGTGCGCCGACACCCAGGCTTACAGCGCCCAGGTGATCATGGAGATCTTCAACGCCGCCGGGCTGCCCGGCGGGGTCATCAACCTCATCCACGTGGACGGTCCCACCGCGGGGGAGGTCATCTTCAAGCACAAGGACTTCGCCGGCATCCACTTCACCGGCAGCACCAAGGTGTTCCGCCACATCTGGCAGACCATCGGCAACAACCTGCCCCTGTACCGCAGCTACCCCCGCATCGTGGGCGAAACGGGCGGCAAGGACTTCGTGCTCGCGCATCCCACGGCCGACCCCAAGGTGGTGGCCACCGCGCTCAGCCGTGGCGCCTTCGAGTTCCAGGGGCAGAAGTGCAGTGCCGCCAGCCGCGCCTACATCCCCGAGAACATCTGGCCGCAGGTGAAGAAGGAGCTGCTCGCCGACCTCGCCGAGATGAGGATGGGCGACCCGCGCGACTTCCGGAACTTCATCGGCGCCGTGATCGACGAGAAGGCCTTCGACAAGATCGCCGGCTACATCGATGGGCTCAAGAAGGACAGGAAGAACGTCACCATCATCGCCGGTGGCAAGGCCGACAAGAAGACCGGCTACTTCATCGAACCCACCGTGGCCGTCGCGAAGGACCCGAAGAGCGTGACCATGTGCGAGGAGATCTTCGGGCCCGTGCTCACCATCTACGTGTACAGCACCAACCGCTGGATGGACACGCTGAAGCTGGTGGATAGCACCGGCGAGTACGCGCTTACGGGCGCCGTGATCAGCAACGACCGCGCGAGCATCGTGCAGGCCACCCAGGTGCTGCGCCATGCCGCCGGCAACTTCTACATCAACGACAAGCCCACCGGGGCCGTGGTGGGGCAGCAGCCGTTCGGTGGCGCACGCGGCAGCGGCACCAACGACAAGGCCGGCAGCTACCTCAACCTGATCCGCTGGGTGAGCCCGCGGACCATCAAGGAGACCTTCGTGCCGCCCACCGAGCACGGGTATCCGTTCCTGGGGTAA
- a CDS encoding septum formation initiator family protein, with the protein MKEKLSRLLPNSLRNRYGVAVLVLFAWIAFFDEYDLWTTFKLRRQLARMKSEQAWYQEQIGVTRQHLHQLTSDKQLLEKFARERYLMKRDNEEIFVLVPAED; encoded by the coding sequence GTGAAGGAGAAGCTGAGCCGCCTGCTGCCCAATAGCCTGCGCAACCGCTACGGCGTGGCCGTCCTGGTCCTGTTCGCGTGGATCGCCTTCTTCGACGAGTACGACCTGTGGACCACCTTCAAGTTGCGCCGCCAATTGGCCCGCATGAAGAGCGAACAGGCCTGGTACCAGGAACAGATCGGCGTCACCCGGCAGCACCTGCACCAGCTGACCAGCGACAAGCAGCTGCTGGAGAAGTTCGCCCGGGAGCGCTACCTCATGAAGCGCGACAACGAGGAGATCTTCGTGCTGGTGCCGGCCGAGGATTGA
- a CDS encoding porin, whose amino-acid sequence MGPEAITIDRTCTAAPPVVRATRTACLVIGLLAGASAHAVGPGDSTALRGLRVAAFVDVYFAYDFGHSRDDERPRFLYQYDRHSEVDLNLGLLQVAYDRPRTRAALGVMAGTYAQANLIAEPDLLRHVFEARVGLALDRRRTLWLDAGIMPSHIGLESAIGIDNWTLTRSIAAENSPYYMSGAKLTWSAHPEWEVAAVYLNGWQRIRRVQNDTPCLGTQLVWRPKDGLSLNWSTFAGSDVPDSLGLFRAFSNLFGTWTRGAWGVQAGVDVGVQEARGAGPLEAWWTPLLIVRRQVGDRVRLVARAEHYADPDQVILSTGTVHGFTTMGYSLGCDVRVVDEVWARSEVRTFHGVDAIYDSIHGPVQDNTSITVSVAARF is encoded by the coding sequence ATGGGCCCGGAAGCCATCACCATTGACCGCACCTGCACCGCGGCGCCTCCGGTGGTGCGGGCCACACGGACGGCCTGCCTGGTGATCGGGCTTCTGGCCGGCGCCTCGGCGCACGCGGTGGGCCCGGGCGACAGCACCGCGCTTCGCGGCCTGCGGGTGGCTGCGTTCGTCGATGTGTATTTCGCCTATGACTTCGGGCATAGCCGCGACGACGAACGGCCCCGCTTCCTCTATCAGTACGACCGGCACAGCGAGGTGGACCTCAACCTGGGCCTGCTGCAGGTGGCCTATGACCGACCGCGGACCCGGGCGGCCCTGGGCGTGATGGCCGGCACCTATGCGCAGGCCAACCTCATCGCCGAGCCCGACCTGCTGCGCCATGTGTTCGAAGCCCGGGTGGGGCTGGCGCTGGACCGCCGTCGCACCCTATGGCTCGACGCCGGGATCATGCCCTCGCACATCGGCCTGGAGAGCGCGATCGGGATCGACAACTGGACCTTGACGCGGAGCATCGCCGCAGAGAATTCGCCCTATTACATGAGCGGAGCGAAGCTCACCTGGAGCGCCCATCCCGAGTGGGAGGTGGCGGCCGTGTACCTCAACGGCTGGCAGCGCATCCGTCGGGTGCAGAACGATACCCCGTGCCTGGGCACGCAGCTCGTGTGGAGGCCGAAGGACGGCCTTTCCCTGAACTGGAGCACCTTCGCCGGAAGCGACGTGCCGGACAGCCTGGGGCTTTTCCGCGCCTTCAGCAACCTCTTCGGCACGTGGACCCGGGGTGCCTGGGGCGTGCAGGCGGGCGTGGACGTCGGGGTGCAGGAGGCCCGCGGCGCGGGGCCCCTGGAGGCCTGGTGGACGCCGTTGCTCATCGTGCGACGGCAGGTGGGCGATCGCGTCAGGCTCGTGGCCCGGGCTGAGCACTATGCCGATCCGGACCAGGTGATCCTCTCCACCGGCACCGTTCATGGCTTCACCACCATGGGCTATTCCCTGGGCTGCGATGTGCGCGTGGTGGACGAGGTGTGGGCGCGGTCCGAGGTGCGCACTTTCCACGGCGTGGACGCCATCTACGACAGCATCCATGGCCCCGTGCAGGACAACACCAGCATCACGGTGAGCGTGGCCGCGCGCTTCTAG
- a CDS encoding peptidylprolyl isomerase: MQIGKHSVVSFHYTLNDPDGVLLDTSAGRDAFAYLHGAGNIVPGLEEQMEGRVKGDAMDVVVQPGKGYGELDHSLLQRVPMDRFGSQTVEEGMQFQTPDNRVWSVVEVKDGEVVLNGNHPLAGVTLHFKVEITDVREATADEIAHGHVHGPGSHHH, translated from the coding sequence ATGCAGATCGGCAAGCACTCCGTGGTCTCGTTCCATTACACCCTCAACGATCCGGACGGCGTGCTACTGGATACCAGTGCGGGCCGTGACGCCTTCGCTTACCTGCATGGTGCCGGGAACATCGTACCGGGGCTGGAGGAGCAGATGGAGGGGCGCGTCAAGGGCGACGCGATGGACGTGGTGGTGCAGCCGGGCAAGGGCTACGGCGAATTGGACCACTCCTTGCTGCAGCGCGTGCCGATGGACCGTTTCGGCTCGCAGACCGTCGAGGAAGGCATGCAGTTCCAAACTCCGGACAACCGGGTATGGAGCGTGGTGGAGGTCAAGGACGGTGAGGTGGTGCTGAACGGCAACCATCCGCTGGCGGGTGTCACCCTGCATTTCAAGGTGGAGATCACCGATGTGCGTGAGGCCACCGCGGACGAGATCGCACATGGCCATGTGCATGGGCCCGGAAGCCATCACCATTGA
- a CDS encoding CotH kinase family protein: protein MRLLTTLSAAFAATALLSQTAPSDSLFDVDQVVEVHLTFSDPDFWTTLVTYHNNDQGEELMGSVTITDQTGTWTYDSVSVALKGNSSYSHPGDKKSFKLDFNDFIDQKFHGMRKLHFNNCWSDPTFMREKIFFDYCQEQGIRAPRVQYANIHMNGTLWGFYNLVEAVDKEFLDRHIDDDAGNLFKAADNFGMGGGGGGGAAEADMKWYGTDQADYVARYELKTNETVNDWSDLLDLLDMLNNAPDAYLETNFPPRWNWHDLLRSLALDNLFGNLDAYIQSARNYYLYHDATNDEWQWVHWDANMAFGSYPAQGQNALTLSPTYMAANRPLMTRLMAIESFRTDYLNEYCWAKENFTNGYLDPRIDSLATMIQPHVAADPNKQYTLAQFTTNITSDITVQGGGGGGGGQQTIRGLKSFVTARNSSLATTLDCSTVGLSEVAAEAAFRVYPNPASEVLWLRLAPGVSIAAVRMLDALGRAVPAPVHGDGVDVSGLAPGLYMVSVSDGALVRTARFEKR, encoded by the coding sequence ATGCGCCTTCTGACCACCCTTTCGGCCGCGTTCGCCGCCACCGCCCTCCTCTCCCAGACCGCTCCCAGCGACAGCCTCTTCGATGTGGACCAGGTGGTGGAGGTGCACCTCACTTTCAGCGACCCGGACTTCTGGACCACGCTGGTCACTTACCACAACAACGACCAGGGGGAGGAGCTCATGGGCAGTGTGACGATCACCGACCAGACCGGGACCTGGACCTACGACAGCGTGTCCGTAGCGTTAAAGGGCAACAGCAGCTACAGCCACCCGGGCGACAAGAAGTCGTTCAAGCTCGATTTCAATGACTTCATCGACCAGAAGTTCCACGGCATGCGCAAGCTCCACTTCAACAACTGTTGGAGCGACCCCACCTTCATGCGGGAGAAGATCTTCTTTGACTATTGCCAGGAGCAGGGCATCCGCGCTCCGCGTGTGCAGTACGCCAACATCCACATGAACGGCACGCTGTGGGGCTTCTACAACTTGGTGGAGGCCGTGGATAAAGAGTTCCTGGACCGGCACATCGACGATGACGCCGGCAACCTCTTCAAGGCGGCGGATAACTTCGGGATGGGCGGCGGCGGAGGCGGGGGTGCTGCAGAAGCGGACATGAAATGGTATGGCACCGACCAGGCGGACTATGTCGCCCGGTACGAGCTGAAGACGAACGAGACGGTGAACGACTGGTCCGACCTGCTCGATCTGCTGGACATGCTGAACAACGCACCGGACGCCTACCTGGAGACCAATTTCCCGCCCCGGTGGAACTGGCATGACCTGCTCCGCTCCCTGGCGCTGGACAACCTGTTCGGCAACCTGGACGCGTACATCCAGAGCGCGCGCAACTACTACCTGTACCACGATGCCACCAACGATGAGTGGCAGTGGGTCCATTGGGACGCGAACATGGCCTTCGGGAGCTATCCCGCGCAAGGACAGAACGCCCTGACGCTTTCACCCACGTATATGGCCGCGAACCGCCCCCTGATGACCCGGCTGATGGCGATCGAGTCGTTCCGCACGGACTACCTGAACGAGTATTGCTGGGCCAAGGAGAACTTCACCAACGGATACCTCGACCCCAGGATCGACTCGCTTGCGACCATGATCCAGCCCCACGTGGCGGCCGATCCGAACAAACAGTACACCCTGGCCCAGTTCACGACCAACATCACTTCGGACATCACCGTCCAGGGTGGCGGTGGGGGGGGAGGTGGCCAGCAGACCATCCGGGGCCTTAAGAGCTTCGTGACGGCGCGCAACAGCAGCTTGGCCACTACCCTGGACTGTTCAACCGTGGGCCTGTCGGAGGTCGCCGCGGAGGCCGCGTTCCGGGTGTACCCCAATCCGGCCTCGGAGGTGCTGTGGCTTCGGCTGGCCCCGGGTGTCTCCATCGCGGCTGTTCGGATGCTGGACGCCCTTGGCCGCGCGGTGCCGGCACCGGTCCATGGCGACGGAGTTGATGTCTCCGGCCTTGCTCCGGGCCTCTACATGGTGAGCGTGTCCGATGGTGCGCTGGTGCGCACCGCCCGGTTCGAGAAGCGTTGA